A genomic stretch from Pararhizobium sp. IMCC21322 includes:
- a CDS encoding 50S ribosomal protein L23 has protein sequence MIKLSAYDVIVSPVITEKSTNASEHNQVVFNVAPTATKPEIKSAVEKLFGVKVEKVNTLVRKGKVKRFRGIKGRQSDVKKAVVTLKDGETIDVTTGL, from the coding sequence ATGATCAAGCTGTCCGCATATGACGTTATCGTCAGCCCGGTTATCACCGAGAAATCAACCAATGCTTCCGAGCATAATCAAGTTGTTTTCAACGTGGCACCGACAGCGACGAAACCAGAAATCAAATCTGCAGTCGAAAAACTGTTTGGTGTGAAGGTCGAGAAGGTCAACACACTTGTCCGTAAGGGCAAGGTCAAACGCTTTCGCGGTATCAAAGGTCGCCAGTCTGACGTGAAAAAAGCAGTCGTCACGTTGAAAGACGGTGAGACCATCGACGTAACGACCGGTCTTTAG
- the rplD gene encoding 50S ribosomal protein L4, translating into MKLAVKTLDGADAGSVSVADDVFGLEPRTDILHRMVRYQLAKRRAGTHAVKNRGDVVGSTRKFVKQKGSGGARHGNKKAPQFRSGGRAFGPVVRDHATDLPKKVRALALKHALSTKAKASELIVLEDANLSDAKTKVLTAKLKELGVSNALVIDGAEVNENFARAAGNIAQLDVLPIQGINVYDILRRDVLVLTKAALGALEERFK; encoded by the coding sequence ATGAAACTCGCTGTTAAAACACTTGATGGCGCCGATGCGGGGTCCGTCTCTGTTGCAGATGACGTGTTTGGTCTTGAGCCACGCACTGACATTCTGCACCGTATGGTCCGCTATCAGCTGGCCAAGCGTCGTGCTGGCACGCATGCGGTGAAGAACCGTGGTGATGTTGTTGGCTCGACACGGAAATTTGTTAAGCAAAAAGGCTCTGGCGGCGCGCGTCACGGCAATAAAAAGGCGCCTCAGTTCCGTTCTGGTGGCCGTGCATTTGGTCCCGTTGTTCGTGACCATGCAACGGATCTTCCGAAAAAGGTTCGGGCGCTGGCTCTGAAACATGCTTTGTCTACAAAAGCCAAGGCTTCCGAGTTGATCGTGCTGGAAGATGCAAATCTTTCCGACGCAAAGACAAAGGTTCTGACAGCTAAGCTGAAGGAATTGGGTGTGAGCAACGCATTGGTGATTGACGGCGCAGAGGTGAATGAAAACTTCGCACGTGCTGCCGGCAACATTGCGCAGCTCGATGTGCTGCCAATACAGGGCATTAATGTTTACGACATTCTGCGTCGTGACGTTCTGGTTCTGACAAAGGCTGCACTTGGTGCACTTGAGGAGCGTTTCAAATGA
- the rplC gene encoding 50S ribosomal protein L3 produces the protein MTRRSGVIAQKMGMTRVYSDAGEHIPVTVLKVDNCQVVAQRTVESNGYTALQLGVGTRKVKNTPKALRGHFAASNVEPKRRVAEFRVSEDSLVDVGAEITADHFVSGQYVDVVGTSIGKGFAGAMKRHNFGGMRASHGVSVSHRAHGSTGQCQDPGKVFKGKRMAGHLGAERVTTQNLVVVKTDADRGLILVRGSVPGAKGGWIMISDAIKRTLPAEAPMPAAIRASATAPVAEEAPAEAPASEESAE, from the coding sequence ATGACCAGGCGCTCTGGTGTTATCGCACAAAAAATGGGTATGACCCGCGTCTATAGCGACGCTGGGGAACACATTCCGGTAACTGTCCTTAAAGTGGACAATTGCCAAGTTGTGGCTCAACGTACAGTGGAGTCGAATGGCTATACAGCCCTTCAGCTCGGCGTTGGTACCCGCAAGGTTAAAAACACGCCGAAAGCTCTTCGGGGGCATTTTGCTGCCTCTAATGTTGAGCCGAAGCGTCGTGTGGCTGAATTCCGCGTAAGCGAAGACAGTTTGGTTGATGTGGGTGCAGAAATCACCGCTGACCATTTTGTCTCCGGACAATATGTGGATGTTGTGGGCACATCGATCGGTAAAGGTTTTGCCGGTGCGATGAAGCGTCACAATTTTGGCGGCATGCGTGCTTCTCACGGTGTATCAGTCTCCCACAGGGCACACGGTTCTACCGGCCAGTGTCAGGATCCGGGCAAGGTTTTCAAAGGCAAGAGGATGGCTGGCCATCTTGGTGCTGAGCGTGTGACCACCCAGAACCTGGTTGTCGTAAAGACAGACGCAGACCGTGGACTTATCCTGGTAAGGGGCTCTGTTCCCGGTGCCAAGGGCGGCTGGATCATGATTTCTGACGCGATCAAGCGCACACTTCCTGCTGAGGCTCCAATGCCGGCTGCCATTCGCGCATCCGCTACGGCTCCTGTTGCTGAAGAAGCGCCTGCAGAAGCGCCAGCTAGCGAAGAGAGTGCAGAATAA
- the rpsJ gene encoding 30S ribosomal protein S10, producing the protein MNGQNIRIRLKAFDHRVLDVSTKEIVSTAKRTGAQVRGPVPLPTRIEKFTVNRSPHIDKKSREQFEIRTHKRLLDIIDPTPQTVDALMKLDLAAGVDVEIKL; encoded by the coding sequence ATGAACGGTCAAAACATCCGCATTCGCCTAAAGGCGTTCGACCACCGCGTGCTAGACGTGTCGACGAAAGAAATCGTCTCCACAGCTAAGCGCACAGGTGCTCAGGTGCGTGGCCCAGTACCACTGCCGACACGCATAGAAAAATTCACGGTGAACCGTTCACCTCATATCGACAAGAAAAGTCGCGAACAGTTCGAAATTCGGACACATAAGCGTCTTCTCGACATCATCGACCCGACACCGCAGACAGTGGACGCGCTTATGAAGCTCGACCTTGCGGCCGGTGTCGACGTCGAGATCAAGCTTTAA